The Cryptomeria japonica chromosome 6, Sugi_1.0, whole genome shotgun sequence genomic interval AACAAAAAGAGGacatggcaaccaaaagtggaggttgcctattgaagatcatgaattttttttagaaattataaaagatagggaggatccagattatatgtaccaCGAGCTTTAATtccacttgtcatgtttgaacaagtaaaatatattagataggtcttattttgataaactcatatatatatttagatatttctagacatgtgtagcaATTTGGATAACTCTTGGAAATTTAgatttgttgatgcatttattttacattttatatgttgattttacatgttttattcatctatgtattcatttaattttgatttacacatttatagtttcatttgatgaatactaagaggtggggggggggggtgaattagtataccaaaaattaatgtactcaaacactttatcagtctagtagTAAATGGAAGGGGCTGCAGTATGAGGGGGTTTGGGTGGTGCGGGAAGCAACGAAGGGCAGAGGGGAGAAGACTGACGGTCTACATGTGGGTGCAGGCCGAGCAGCTCGCCTGTCATTCTATTCAAACAGTGAGCGGCCGTGGGGTTGGGGACCACGGGGGTACCTCCATCCAGGGAGTGCTGGGGAGGGGTGGggttttttgggggttcttttttcTCTTTCGAGCCCCTTTGGGGTTTTggacttttccctttggtggcgcATGATGAGTATTGGTGGGGATGGTTTGAAGGACACGCTAGCCTTAGATTTTCGGGCAGCGGTGGGATCAAAACCCCCACCGCAGGGTATGAAGACATTCAATAATAACCTCTTTTCCTCAGACGTGGGATCTGGTAGTGCGGGGAGTTCGTGCATTTCAAAGATTAATGGTtgcttggagagatgcagtgagaggccaaaGCTAATaattcctcctgagatgatagtGGAGGATGTTGAATATTTCTCAAAACATTCTctatattgcaaatttttgggaatgagggtttctttgtagttcttggaaaactgggcgcaAAGGACTTGGGCCCCGtagggggaaatggagattatgctgctggcaaacaactacttcatggttaccttcaactgCATCGAGGATCAGaatagggtctttgaaggtggTCCATATTCTTACAACCGGGTGGGgttgtttatcaaaccttggcatgcggggtttaacccttcggaggagctcctgAATAGGGTGCCTGTGTGGGTTCGCTTGCCACGCTTCCCTGTGGAATGTTTTCAAGAAGATGTGGTTCATATGCTTGCCGCTCTGCTTGGGAAGCTAGTGGGATCCTCTacgcaaaccctggggagaaaggtaatgacttttgcacatatctatgttgaaattgatcttagtaaacccttgccagatgttatagatatgtgtgcaggatCTTACTCTTGGGTTcaatagttagattatgagactttacctttctgATGCCGGTTGTGTCGAGTATGGTCACTTATaacgtaagtgccctagatataaaccaatGATGCGCCAACCTCAACCGTCGGAACTGAGCCAAGATAGGGCTGAAAAAGGGAAGCTCCTATGTCTGTCGAGGCTGggggtgttgatggttttgtcccTGCTAGGACAAAGAATAGGAACCATGGACAAAAGAGGTCATTGCAAGAGAGGCAGGAGGAGGACACCTTCAACAGATTTGATGCTTTGGATGACCTGGGCCATCAGGAGGTTAATCCGGGGctaacccctttggatcaaggaGCATCGGGAGGGGCCCTGGTAAGAACTGTTGAGGTCCCTATCAAGACTCTGCAAGGGGTTGGAAGCtagcagatggagatggatcagcaaGTGGGGGTTCATGTGGGACTCACTCCTGGGTCTGAGGTGATTGTGGCAGAAGGGGAAGGCTCTCCAATAGAGTTGAAGTTGGATCCGGCTGGGGTTAAGAGAAATAAGTTTGTTGCCCATCTGGGTttacatcagaaagatattaaggaAAATTCATCAGACAGGAGCTCAAAGGCAggaagaaagaaggatttggacaagattaaattgatgggagagaatttggttgagtcgggGTTGGTAAAGACTTTGGATACTCACTTTTTCAATCCTCTAAAATGATTGTgatctcttggaatgttaggggcttgaacagtggccctagacaaaaatttgttcaggacttgattaggaatcattcacctgatgtcatttttctgcaagaaactaaacttacagTAGAGAGTATGATGGGCCTGGTGCCGAGGATGTGGAATAGAGAAgaatgtcagtgtgttggggcaacaggatcctctggaggggtggcatgTATTTGGAACCCCTTAAGGATCCACCCTATATGGTGGGTTGCCTCTCGATCATCATTATTCGGGGTGTTCTccagtcttgagactggggaattcattttgttttctaacatttatgcccccactgatcttctaGGTAAGCAacacttatggtctcatatttctagTATGTGAGAGCTAGCCCCTtatcatccttggattatggtaggagatttcaatgccatccttgagaagagtgagaagaagggggggtgatgaggttggaaccttcttccttcctctttcagAATAATATTTCCGTGTTGcagcttgttgacattaagcctggtaatggttgtttcacttggaacaataggagggtgggagaggattggattgcagagaggttggatcgGTTCCTGGTCTCTAGgttttggattggtgggggatgGTCCACCAGCtcagagattcttgactggagagggtcagatcactgGTCCATCAAGCTGGTATCTTCTCTAGCTAGGGATGCTCACTCACCTTCATTTGAATTCCAACTTATGTGACTTCAAGATCCCTCATTGTAGGCTCTTGTAGctgagtggtggaggaaagggaggctggcctttggcactgccatgtactcttttgccaaacagctgcaatttgttaagttttagtTCAAACGGTGGAACCGACAAGGTTTCGGGAACATCTTTCATGCCAAAAAAGCTGCTCACATGGTGTTGAATGGGATCACCAGCGTAATCAGAGAGAAATTTTTGTTGGAGGAATTGCTCAAGGAGGGAGCCAAGGTGGTCAAGGAGGTAGAGGAATGGGAACTAAGGAAAGAAATTTACTGGAAGCAGAGAGCCCATATTGATTGGCTAAAGGAGGGGGACAATAACatagctttcttcttcaactcagtaaAAGCTAGAAGGCATGGAAACTCCATCCCTactctggttaatgatagaggagaGCAGTACTTATCCTTGCCAGAGATATCTAGGGAGGCATCTTAGTTTTTTCGGTCCCTCTTCAGGGAGGATCCCTAGGGGGAAACAGGGGAGGAGAACCAGGTTctcgcttgcattccttctcttgtctcgagggagatgaatgagaagcttttgggtcctattttgttggaagaacttgagaggattgtccttcaaatgaggaaaggaaaagctctaggaccggatgggttcccagttgaattctttGAAGAATTTTGGCATATTATCAAGCTGGATTTGCTGGAGGTGGTTCAGGAATCACAGAGGAACAAGCAAatgcttagggcattgaatgcaacatttattgctcttatccccaagtgtgaggggGTTGATCGGTTAGGCCAGTTCTGccccatctctctctgcaatgtgatttataaaatcatctctaagttgatagcagatagattgaagaagtgcttggggaaGGTTATCTCTGAGGAATAGAGTGGGTTTTTGGAAGGGTGTCAAATCTTGGACGGGGTGGCCATTGCGAcagagaccattcactctatggctacctccaaggaaaaagctatgtttatcaagctggatatggctaaggtgtACGACAGAGTCAGATGGTCCTTCCTCCAAAAGATCCTAAAGGCGTTTGGTTTTGCGGAtgagtggatccagtgggttatgagcTGTGTTATGACTACTTCTTTCTTGGTGcttatcaatggagatcatactaagatattttgtgcttctaggggtcttcgtcAGGGAGACCCCGTCtcaccttatttattcattctcatGGTAGAGGGCCTGGGGAGGCTGATTAAACATAACATGGGACagggtattattcagggttggagatggggtaatgaattATAGTCGCagtcccatttgtagtttgtggatgacacggcTCTTATGGGGCTCGCTTGAATCAAAGAAGCTAATAATCTACGTAAGGTCTTGGATGTTATCTTGCGGCGTCGAGCCAATTGATCAATAAGGACAAGTCTTatatcctcttcttcaacactcctgaaattattcaaaggaggattgctcttatcctgagattccaagttggctccctgcccttgaactatttgggtattcctatatcCATTGGTAAACCTCCTAGGGACtcgtggcagggtatcttggataaatttcgcttGAAGGTTGAACACtagactcatagatggctatcctttgctgggaggaCTCAACtaattcagtcggtggttcaggcacTTCTGATCTATcggtgtatgcttcaagtggctcctaagtggttcttgaagggtctggATTCTCTGGTTAGGAAATTATTATGGGCAGGTaatctctcctcttccaaatggagcctggtcaattgggacttggtttgTAGCCCGAAGTAGTCGGGGGGGTTGGGTTAAGaaagtctattctttttggggaggcgttggtggctaaattgtattggaggtggtgtgtagAGCAAGATCGGAATTGGGCTAGAATCCTGGCCAACAAGTATATGCAGAGGGTCccaatggaggaaatccctagatatcgtCTGGAGGGAAAGGGCTCTTCGATCTGGAATACTCTCAAGAgaggggcttctctcattaaggcaggacTCTTCtggatttgcaggaggggggaagTGGTTCTCTTCTAGAAAGACTCTTGGGATAGATATCCTCCCATTCCTGATCAATTCCCTTAGCTTGGGAACTTGTGCCAAAGGTTTTTGGAggctggatggtcaagggtgagtgacttcaaggctataTATAGGTGTGGGCGGCTGGATTTGGAGAGGTGGAAGACTCCTGATGAGTGGgcggttgttgggatggaggaagaatgtGCGGAGCTGCAAGGCATTTTGGTGAATAGACGATGCaactcccttaagggtagggatgggttggcttggtctccaaatcctaagggagtgTTCATGGTGGCTAGCGGATACTGGGAATTGTTATATTGAAgatttgagggaagagaggtgaattAGTGGAAGTAGGTATGGAGTAAAGTGTCTTGGCTAAAGTGTAATTGCTTTGtctggactttggctttgaatagatgtcttacttgggacaatatccgcaagcaTGGATTTATGGGGCCCTCTATTTaagttttgtgtggtaatggggaggaagattcctcacatctATTCTATAgatttcctttctcttttcttatttGGCATTAGTGGTGGGGGGTCTGGAAGCATCCTTGTATCCACgcggattctttggtggagttctggagcagtttgggtagacctcctatcctGTCCTCCTTCTTTCAAATTGTTTGGTTTATTGGGCCCATTTTTATTTTGTGGCAAATTTGGCTCGAGAGGAACAAGAGGATTTTTTGTGAGGTCAGATTGTTTGTtcagcaagtttggaataggatcactgCAATGATCCGGGAGACTGTGGAAGTGAAATGTGAGGTAAATTTTCCTTTGGGTAGAGAGGAGGCTGACATTGTGAGTAGGCTGggtttgcaggagttgtctccagCCTCAAtgtgtgtcaggagaggtagatggGCCATGAAGAAGGTGCAGAGGGGGGAGAGGTGGATGCCCCCT includes:
- the LOC131876661 gene encoding uncharacterized protein LOC131876661, producing the protein MEMDQQVGVHVGLTPGSEVIVAEGEGSPIELKLDPAGVKRNKFVAHLGLHQKDIKENSSDRSSKQVWNRITAMIRETVEVKCEVNFPLGREEADIVSRLGLQELSPASMCVRRGRWAMKKVQRGERWMPPQNDFININTDGLSRGNAGPAGVGGVGKNSRGEVVFLFLVHKGRQSNNYMEGLVPLYALERAWELGQRKVICELDSQIMINLVTEQRVCGIQWQLARVVQ